Below is a window of Euzebyales bacterium DNA.
CCAGCCGGGTCACGCGTGCCATCTCGCGGAGTGCGCCGACCGGGTCCGGGAACGTGCACGTCGACATCGCCGTGGTCACCGTCTCGAACGCGCCGTCCGGGAAGTCGAGCTGTTGCGCGGACATCTCGAGGAGGTCGACGGCGAGTCCCAGCCGGCCGGCCCGGGCCCGTGCCTGGTCGAGCATCGCAGGGCTCAGGTCGACCGCCGTCAGGCTGTCGACGCCGCGCAGCAGGCCGAAGTTCTCACCTGTGCCGCACGCGACGTCGAGGACCTCGCCGCGCGCGTGCGTCATCACCCACCGGCGCAGGCGCGCCGCGCCGAACAGCGTGTCGTTGACCAGCGACGCCCATCGGTACGACGCCGCCTTGCCGTCGTACACGCGGCGCAGCGCCGCGTCGTCGTACTCGTCGCGTCCAGGCCCCACGAGGACATGATGACGGGTACCCGCGTCCCCGCGCCAGGCTTCGTGCCGCCGCGAGCCCTCGAGCCGACGCGTGCTGGGACGATCAGGCGGCGCGTCGTGCCGTGACGCAGGCGTGACGGCGTACGCCGCCGCACCGGCGACGACGTGCATGGTGACGAGCGTGAGCACAGCGGTTCCGCCGACCAGCGCCGATCCGAGGGATGTGGTCGTAGCGCTCTGCGTGTGGTGGTCATGGCGCGCTCCGGGGCGGTGCGGTGCTGTCCTGCCACAGGGGGTAGCACCGCCCGGCGCGGGTGGGC
It encodes the following:
- a CDS encoding class I SAM-dependent methyltransferase: MGPGRDEYDDAALRRVYDGKAASYRWASLVNDTLFGAARLRRWVMTHARGEVLDVACGTGENFGLLRGVDSLTAVDLSPAMLDQARARAGRLGLAVDLLEMSAQQLDFPDGAFETVTTAMSTCTFPDPVGALREMARVTRLEGRLLLVEHGRSRVDWIARVQDRRADRHYRRTGCRSNQDVTAVLTSAGLCIDATRTRTTGVFTAIVAHPPEPTRPG